One part of the Mya arenaria isolate MELC-2E11 chromosome 3, ASM2691426v1 genome encodes these proteins:
- the LOC128228163 gene encoding ubiA prenyltransferase domain-containing protein 1-like produces MDSQDKVPFFRIDQLREHFKRYLVALRPWSFTASFTPVALGSALAYKAVGHFSISIFLLTLITALSVHAAGNIVNTYFDYQRGIDTKSSDDRTLVDRILTPEDIQWLGMVLYSIGIIGFLCLCVISSAEMEHIALIFFCGLSGSFLYTGGLGLKYMALGDVIIFFTFGPVSVMFSFLTQAGEISAVTLLYAVPLALNIIAILHANNTRDTESDRKAKIVTTAILLGWTGSYVLFIFLLFVPYILLVQGGLHISKWMTLPVLTIQEAFNIERQFRSRQLHKLPQRLAKLNFLMGMLYVLAVCLSNTADLPTLL; encoded by the exons ATGGATTCGCAGGATAAAGTTCCTTTTTTTCGAATTGACCAACTGAGGGAGCATTTTAAAAG ATACCTGGTAGCGCTGCGACCATGGTCATTTACTGCAAGTTTCACTCCTGTGGCACTTGGAAGCGCACTTGCCTACAAAGCGGTGGGACATTTCTCGATCTCCATCTTTCTCCTCACCCTGATTACGGCACTTTCTGTCCATGCAGCTGGCAACATCGTTAACACCTACTTTGACTACCAGCGGGGAATTGATACCAAGTCTAGTGATGACAGAACTTTAGTAGACAGAATACTAACTCCTGAGGATATTCAGTGGCTTGGAATGGTACTGTACTCCATAGGAATCATTGGTTTTTTGTGTCTTTGTGTAATCTCATCAGCAGAAATGGAGCATATTGCATTGATATTCTTTTGCGGACTGTCAGGAAGCTTTCTATACACAGGGGGTCTGGGATTGAAGTACATGGCTCTTGGTGATgtcattattttcttcacatttgGCCCTGTTTCTGTTATGTTCTCATTCCTAACACAAGCCGGTGAGATATCTGCTGTTACTTTGCTATATGCTGTACCTCTGGCACTAAACATCATTGCCATCCTTCATGCTAACAATACAAGAGACACAGAATCTGATAGAAAGGCCAAAATTGTAACAACTGCAATTCTACTTGGGTGGACTGGCTCCTATGtgctattcatatttttattgtttgtgcCATATATCCTCCTTGTGCAAGGAGGTTTACACATATCAAAGTGGATGACATTACCAGTATTAACAATTCAGGAAGCCTTTAATATAGAGCGGCAATTCAGATCCCGACAGCTGCATAAACTTCCACAGAGATTGGCAAAGCTGAACTTTCTTATGGGAATGTTGTATGTACTAGCTGTATGCCTAAGCAACACTGCAGATCTGCCAACATTACTTTGA